TGGGGCCTGGCCTTCGCTGCGGGCGCCGTCACGCTGTGGGTGACCTTCGTGCCCTGCTTCTTGTGGATCTTCGCCGGCGCGCCCTATGTCGATCGGCTCGCGGACTTTCCCCGGCTCTCTGCCGCGCTCGAGGCCATTACCGCGGCCGTGGTCGGCGTGATCCTCAACCTCTCTCTGTGGTTTGCGGCCCACGTCCTCTTCGCCGAAGTGGGGGCGCTGCGCGCTGGCCCGATCGACACGATCGCGCCCGTCTGGGCAAGCTTCAAGCCGCGCGCGGCGCTACTCACCGCACTGGCGGCACTGATGCTGCTGGGGCTGCGCTGGCCGCTGCCGGGCGTGCTGGCACTGATGGCGGGGGCGGGCGCCGCGCTTGGGTCGGGGGCATTTTTCCTCTAGCCCCTTCCCCTGTTCTTCGAATCCCCTATGCTGGAGCCAATTCAACCTAGGGGCATATGCGCGATGGCCGACAGGATCGACTATGGCAACCTCATGCATGCCGCGATGCGCGGGCTGATCCGGCAGGTTCTGTCCAAGGTCGCCGCAGAAGGTCTGCCCGGCGAACACCATTTCTTCATCACCTTCGACACCAACGCGGAAGATGTCGACATCGCCGACTGGCTGCGCGACCGCTATCCCGACGAAATGACCGTCGTCCTGCAGCACTGGTTCGACAATCTCGAAGTGGACGAGGACGGGTTCGCGGTGACGCTCAACTTCGGCGACAGCCCCGAGCCGTTGTATATTCCGTTCGACGCGATCCGCACCTTCGTCGATCCCTCGGTGGAGTTCGGGCTGCGTTTTGAGACGCAGGAGAGCCAAGCGGACGACGACGAAAACGAGAGCGCCGAAAACCAGCATCGCCCCGAGGCCGACGAGGACGCGGAGGCACAGACGTCCGGCGAGGCCGAGGTGGTCAGCCTCGACAAGTTCAGAAAATAACCGCAACGCCGCGCAGCGACGCGGATGTTCGGGTTTCTCAGAAAACAGAAGGAACGACAGCCCGACCCGCCCGCCGGCGTCACGGTGATCGCCCGTCTCGCGGCCCATCTCGGCCCCGCCGAACGACGTACGACCTACGAGGTTCCGATGGCCGCGGCGCTCGGCACCGACGGAGATATCGTCGGCGGCGGCAGCATGGCGAACGAGCGCGGCGAGGCGCTTTTCATCGAGATCGAGGTGCGGTTACGCGAAGTGACGGAGCGGATGCTTGACCGCCTCGTGCACACGCTCGAGCAGGCCGGCGCGCCGAAAGGATCCTCGTTGTGGGCATCCGACGGCACCGAGCTGCGTCGGTTCGGCCGGATGGAGGTCGTTGCGCTCGACATCCTCGCCCACGGGCTGCCCGAGGAGGTCTACCGCCGGTTCCACGTACAGGACCTGGTAGACGAGATCGCGCCGCTGATGGGCGCGGCCGGACGCTACCAGGGGTTGCGGATGCTGCCCGATCGGGGCGTGCTCTATTTCCATGGGCGCGACGCCGCGGCGATGGAGCGCGCGATCCGCGAGGTCGCGGCCTTCCACCCGCTCTGCCGGAATGCCGCGATCCGCCGCCCGCCGCGGGCGTGACCACGCGATTGATCTTTCCGTCCAAGCCGTTAAGACCCGGGGCAAAAGCCAGACAAGGAGAGCGCGCCAATGACCGCCACCCGCACCGAGACCGACAGCTTCGGCCCGCTGGAGGTGCCCGCCGACAAGTACTGGGGCGCCCAGACCCAGCGCTCGCTGCTGAACTTCCCGATCGGCTGGGAGAAGCAGCCCGTCGCCATCGTCCGCGCGCTGGGCGTCATCAAGCAGGCCTGCGCCGAGGCGAACATGGTGCTTGGCACGCTGGACGAGGACCGCGGCCGCGCCATCGTGCAGGCCGCCGGCGAGGTCGTCGAGGGCCGGTTCGACGACAACTTCCCGCTGGTGGTCTGGCAGACCGGCTCGGGCACCCAGTCCAACATGAACGCCAACGAGGTAATCGCGAACCGCGCGATCGAGATCCTGTGCGGGGTGATCGGCTCGAAGGACCCGGTCCATCCGAACGACCACTGCAACATGGGGCAAAGCTCGAACGACACCTTCCCCACCGCGATGCACATCGCCGCCGCGATGACCGCGCGCGACGTCCTGCTGCCGGGGCTGGAAAAGCTGGCCGCGGGGCTCGAGGCGAAGGCGGAGGCGTTCAAGGACGTCATCAAGATCGGCCGCACCCATACCCAGGACGCAACCCCGCTGACGCTTGGCCAGGAATTCTCGGGCTATGCGCATCAGGTGCGCCAGGGCATCGCGCGGGTGAAGGCCGCGCTGCCGGGCATCTACGAACTGGCCCAGGGCGGCACGGCGGTCGGCACCGGGCTGAACACCAGAACGGGCTGGGGCGAGGCGGTAGCGGCCAACATGTCACGGATCACCGGCCTGCCCTTCCTGACCGCACCGAACAAGTTCGAGGCTCTGGCCGCGCATGACGCGATGGTGTTCATGTCGGGCGCGCTCGCGACGGTGGCGGGGTCGTGCTACAAGATCGCCAACGACATCCGGTTCCTCGGTTCGGGCCCGCGCTCGGGCCTCGGCGAGTTGATCCTGCCCGAGAACGAGCCCGGCTCCTCGATCATGCCGGGCAAGGTGAACCCGACCCAGGCCGAGGCGCTGACCCAGGTCGCCGCCCACGTCATGGGCAACGATGCCGCGATCAAGTTCGCCGGCTCCCAAGGTCATTTCGAACTCAACGTCTACAACCCGATGATGGCCTACAACCTGCTGCAGAGCATGCAGCTTCTGGGCGATGCCGCCGACAGCTTCACCGAGCGGATGCTGAACGGTATCGAGGCGAACGAGCCGCGGATCGAGAAGCTGATGCGGGAATCGCTGATGCTGGTGACCGCGCTGGCGCCCGAGATCGGCTATGACAACGCCACCAAGGTCGCCAAGACCGCGCACAGGAACGGCACGACGCTGCGCGAGGAGGCGGTGAAGCTGGGCTTCGTCGACGAGGCCACCTTCGACCGGGTGGTGCGGCCCGAAGACATGATCGGGCCGAAGGACTGATGGCGGGCGGCGTCGTCAACCTGCGCGCCGCGCGGAAGGCGAAGGCGCGCGCCGAGAAGCGCGCCAGGGGTGACGCCAACGCCGCGAAGCACGGCCGGACCCGGGCGCGGAAGGCGGCGGAAGAGGCCGATGCCGCATGCGCCCGCAAGACGCTCGACGCCCACAGGCTGGAGGAGGAATGAGCGCCCGCCCGGTCAAGCGGTCGCTGACGCTGAAGGGGCACCGCACCTCGGTCTCGCTCGAGGACGAGTTCTGGGCCGCCTTCCGCGAGATCGCGGTCGAGCGCGGCATCGCGGTGAACGCGCTGGCCGACGAAATCGACTCAAACCGAGACCTGGAAACCGGCCTTGCCTCGGCGATCCGCGTCTTCGTCCTGACGCATTACCGCCGCTAGTACTTGCGTCGGACAAAGCCTTCAAAATGCCGCGCGCCTGTTCAGATGCGCGACCGGCATCGGAATCCAAACCGAACCTGCCCACCATCGCCGTCGGGGCGCGCCTCCCCCGGGGGCTCACCCGAGCGTGGCCAGTCCGGGGAAGGTCTCCAAGAGCCAGTAGCTGAACGCGCTGAAAGCGCCGGTCACCAGCGCAAGCCCCACCGCGACAAGAAGCCCGCCCATCACCTTCTCGATCAGTGCCATGTGGCGCTTGAGCCGGTTCATCACGCTCATTGCACGCTGGATGAACAGCGCTGCGAGCAGGAAAGGGATGCCCAGCCCGGCGGCGTAGACGGCCAGCAGAACCGTACCGCGCGTGACGTCGGCCTCGGATGCCGCGAGCGAGAGGATCGCGCCAAGCTGCGGGCCGATGCAGGGCGTCCAGCCGAAGGCGAAGGCGAGGCCGAGGAGATAGGCGCCAAGCGCCGAACCGCCCCGGTCGCCGGCGTCGAGCCGCGCCTCGCGGTCGAGGATCGGAATGCGAAACACGCCGAGGAAATGCAGCCCGAAGACGATGACGACGACCCCGGCGATCCGCGCGAACCACTGTTGGTTCTGCAGGAAGAAGGCCCCGAAGGCCGAGGCGGTGAAACCTAGTAACAGGAACACCGTCGACAGCCCAAGCACAAAGAACAGCGCCGGCAGCAACGCCGAGCGCCGGAGTCGCGCGCCCGTGCCGGTCAACTCGCCCATGCTGATCCCGCCCATATAGGCGAGGTAAGGCGGCACGATGGGCAGGACGCAGGGGCTGAGAAAGCTCAGCAGGCCGGCGGCCAGCGCCACCAGCATGGCCGGGATCAGCCCCGCATCGATCAACTCGATTCCGAACATCGCCACTCCTTTCCCTCGGGCGGGCTTAGCCGAAGCCGGGCGTTTCGTCACGCCATGTCCTGTCACAAAGGCGTGGACAAGGGGCCGCATCGAACATAGGCCCGCAGACATGACGCTCACGATCGAGGTGGACGCGCGGGGACTGCGTTGCCCGCTTCCCGTACTCCGGGCACGCAAGGCGTTGGAGGAGTTGGGGCCGGGCGGGCTTCTGCGACTCTGGGCCGACGACGCGGTGGCGGTAATCGACGTGCCGCTTTTTTGCCGCGACGCCGGGCACGAGTTCCTCGCGATGGAAGAGCACGAGGGCGCACAGCTCTACCTGATCCGGCGGGGCTAGAGCGCGTCGCATTTAATCGGCCTCATAGCCGGCCGCCTTGAAGTAGTTGTAGCATTCTTGGTCTGAGACGAGGTCGCAGACATGGCCGACGGCCGCCCAAAGTTGATCGTAGGTTCGCGCGGCTGCCTTCCTTATGAGCGACTTCAGCTTTGAGAACGCCATTTCGATGGGGTTCAGGTCCGGGCTGTAAGGCGGCAAGAACAGGAACCAGGTGCCAATCGCACGCAGGGACGCCGCTGCGGCCGGGGCCTTATGGCTCGACAGGTTGTCGAGAATGACAACGTCGCCTTTGCGCAGCGTCGGCCCCAGCTGGGTTTCGATGTAGAGGGCGAACATCTCGGCGTTCATCGCCCCGTCGATGATCCATGGTGCGTCGAGCCGGTCGTGGCGCAGGGCCGCGACGAAGGTCTGGGTGCGCCAATGTCCGAACGGCGCGTGATCGACGAGGCGCTGCCCGAACGGGGCCCAGCCGGTCGTCTTGGCCATGTTGGTTTTGACCGAGGTCTCGTCCACAAAGGCCAGCCGGTCCAGATGGTTGGCCATGAAGGGCTGGCGTTTCGCGATCCAGATGCGCCGCAGATCGGCGACATCCTTGCGCTTCTGCTCAAGCGCCTGCAGGTCTTTTTTCGTGCGTCAGACCAAGCCCGCGCAGCACCCGCCAGATCGTGCCGCGATGGACCTCGATGCCATGGGTTTCGGCCAGCTCAACGGCCAATTCATCGAGCGTGATCTCGCCCTTGGCGGCGACGCGGGCTTCGATCCAGCCGGTCACGCCCGCAAGCTTGCCGTGCCCGCCGCCATTGCCTTGGGGCCGGGGCTTGAGTGATCCGGTCTCGCGACGCAGTTTGATCAGCTCGTTCACGAACTTCGGCGATACTCGGAAGTGCCGTGCCGCTTCGCGATGCCCATGACCTTCGTCCACAAACGCGACGACACGCTCGCGTAGCTCTATCGGATGTGGTTTGCCCATCTATGACCCCCATATCTACCTCAAAGAGACGGAATCACATCACGGCCAATCTGGGAATCCTGAATCCGAAAGCCGGCGACACGCTCTAGCTCCGGCGCGGCCTGAACGCCACGAGGGGCAACGCCCCCGAAACGCCGCGCGGCCGGGGGGCTTGCTTTCGCCGGGCCACCATCAGCGGCCCAGCGACCACCACCCACGCTTCTTCGGCTTGGAGGCTTCCTCTTCGTCCGCCGCGGCAGCGGGTGCAGGCTGCGCCTCGGGCTTGGGCGACGGCTCGGGCGCGGCATCCGGTTCCGATACCGACGCGGGGATGGGTGCCGCGGCGGTCTCTTCGACCGGTTCAGGCTCGGTTCCGGGCTCCATGCTCGGCTCGGCCGGCGGCGTGTCGGCCTCCCCATCCTGATCGGCCGCCGTCTCTGCTGGCTCGGCCTTGCGGCCGCGCGGCCGGCGTGTCCGGCTCTTGCGG
This genomic window from Rhodovulum sp. ES.010 contains:
- a CDS encoding SspB family protein; this encodes MADRIDYGNLMHAAMRGLIRQVLSKVAAEGLPGEHHFFITFDTNAEDVDIADWLRDRYPDEMTVVLQHWFDNLEVDEDGFAVTLNFGDSPEPLYIPFDAIRTFVDPSVEFGLRFETQESQADDDENESAENQHRPEADEDAEAQTSGEAEVVSLDKFRK
- the fumC gene encoding class II fumarate hydratase, translated to MTATRTETDSFGPLEVPADKYWGAQTQRSLLNFPIGWEKQPVAIVRALGVIKQACAEANMVLGTLDEDRGRAIVQAAGEVVEGRFDDNFPLVVWQTGSGTQSNMNANEVIANRAIEILCGVIGSKDPVHPNDHCNMGQSSNDTFPTAMHIAAAMTARDVLLPGLEKLAAGLEAKAEAFKDVIKIGRTHTQDATPLTLGQEFSGYAHQVRQGIARVKAALPGIYELAQGGTAVGTGLNTRTGWGEAVAANMSRITGLPFLTAPNKFEALAAHDAMVFMSGALATVAGSCYKIANDIRFLGSGPRSGLGELILPENEPGSSIMPGKVNPTQAEALTQVAAHVMGNDAAIKFAGSQGHFELNVYNPMMAYNLLQSMQLLGDAADSFTERMLNGIEANEPRIEKLMRESLMLVTALAPEIGYDNATKVAKTAHRNGTTLREEAVKLGFVDEATFDRVVRPEDMIGPKD
- a CDS encoding DUF4169 family protein; translated protein: MAGGVVNLRAARKAKARAEKRARGDANAAKHGRTRARKAAEEADAACARKTLDAHRLEEE
- a CDS encoding ribbon-helix-helix domain-containing protein, which codes for MSARPVKRSLTLKGHRTSVSLEDEFWAAFREIAVERGIAVNALADEIDSNRDLETGLASAIRVFVLTHYRR
- a CDS encoding cytochrome c biogenesis CcdA family protein, encoding MFGIELIDAGLIPAMLVALAAGLLSFLSPCVLPIVPPYLAYMGGISMGELTGTGARLRRSALLPALFFVLGLSTVFLLLGFTASAFGAFFLQNQQWFARIAGVVVIVFGLHFLGVFRIPILDREARLDAGDRGGSALGAYLLGLAFAFGWTPCIGPQLGAILSLAASEADVTRGTVLLAVYAAGLGIPFLLAALFIQRAMSVMNRLKRHMALIEKVMGGLLVAVGLALVTGAFSAFSYWLLETFPGLATLG
- a CDS encoding sulfurtransferase TusA family protein, whose protein sequence is MTLTIEVDARGLRCPLPVLRARKALEELGPGGLLRLWADDAVAVIDVPLFCRDAGHEFLAMEEHEGAQLYLIRRG
- a CDS encoding IS630 family transposase; amino-acid sequence: MQALEQKRKDVADLRRIWIAKRQPFMANHLDRLAFVDETSVKTNMAKTTGWAPFGQRLVDHAPFGHWRTQTFVAALRHDRLDAPWIIDGAMNAEMFALYIETQLGPTLRKGDVVILDNLSSHKAPAAAASLRAIGTWFLFLPPYSPDLNPIEMAFSKLKSLIRKAAARTYDQLWAAVGHVCDLVSDQECYNYFKAAGYEAD
- a CDS encoding helix-turn-helix domain-containing protein — encoded protein: MGKPHPIELRERVVAFVDEGHGHREAARHFRVSPKFVNELIKLRRETGSLKPRPQGNGGGHGKLAGVTGWIEARVAAKGEITLDELAVELAETHGIEVHRGTIWRVLRGLGLTHEKRPAGA